The Hydrogenispora ethanolica genome includes the window ATTCCCGGTAGCCGGAGGAGATCGCCAGCGGCTCGCCGAAGGCATTCAGCACCAGGCTGTTCTGATCGGAGAAGCTGTGGCTGGCCGATCCGTAGGGGCTACTCTTGAAACCCAGCATGATATCGTCCCGGCCGCCGAGAGCCGAATGCATGGCCACCCAGCCGATATCCCGGAAGAAACGGCTGCGCGGCAGTTCCGCCAGGCTGCGCGGCGCCAGCTGGCTCTGATCCTTGCGGTAGAGCTGGAAGAGGGTATCGAAGTAGGAGAACTGGTAATAATCCCGGCCGCTGGGATAGCGTTCGAAGATGGTCCGGAAATACTGTAGGAAGTACGGGTCCTGATAAAACAGGGCCAGCTTTTCGAAGATCAGCGCGATATTGGGATTGGGCGCCATAACGTTGCAGAGGTCGCCGAAGGAGGAAGCCGGGAAAGGCTCCAGGTTGTAGAGGGCGAAATAGCCGGTGTTCCGGAAAAAGGGTTTTTGCAGGATCTCCGTCAGGTTCAGCGCCTGCATCGCGTCCAGGAATTGAAAATGCTGATTGGTGGCGGTGGCCCAATAGTTTAAGCCCTCGGACCAGCCGCCGTCGGCGCCGCCCCAGACCGGGAAGCGGCGCAGATAATACTCATAGGCCCAGGCCAGATAGGTCGGGGCCTCGGGCAGGTCCTGATAAAGCACCAATCCGGCGATGCCCAGGGTCGAGATGAAACGCAGCGGATGGCTCAGGGAATTATCGGGCGGCGTCGGCCGGTCCAGACTGAATTTGCGGGTGATATGAGGGAAGAGAATCTTCAGGCGAACGTCCAAGGCTTGCAGGATGGCCCGCCGCTCGGGCGGGGTCAGGGCGTCGTGGGCCCAATCGTAGGCGTAGAGCATCGGCCGGAGCGACTGGATGAAGGCCTCGTCGTTCTCCCGGATATTGATCCCGCCGTTCACATCCCAGCCGGCCAGATGGAGCAGCCAGCGGGCGGCCTCCCGGCCGTAGACGGGGTCGCCGCTGAGCAGGTAGGAGAAGGCGTATTGTTGGGCCTGGCTTCCGGCGTAAAAAGCGGTTTGGTAGCCCTTCCGCCAGATCTCGCGGCCGTCGAAGCCCTTGCCGTGCGGCGCGGGCGGCTCATCGGGCAGCGGCAGTCCGGACGGGGGGATCAGCACATTCTTGAAAACCGCCGGATACTCCCGGCGCTGCCGCATCGCCATGACGAAGCGCCGGAACTCCGGCAACTCCGATCGCGTGAGCATCAGCCGCGGGTGATCACCGGGAATCCGCGGCGTCAGGAATTGCACCCGTTCCGCCACCAGCGCCGCGTCATTCGAACCAAATTCGGCTTGGATCGCGGTCCCGGGCCAACATATCAAGAGGAGTAATAATAGGCTTAATAACCGTTTCATGAAGCATGACACCTCGATTTATTTAGGTTGGAACCGTTTGCGCCGTCAAGCGTTAGACGTTCCGCCGGTTGCTTTGGTTGAGGGATTCCCGGATATTATTTTGTTAGGAAATGGTTAACCCTCTTGCCGAATGTCGAAAACTCGGTTATCATAAGGGTAATATTCGTGCTATGAATTGAATAACCTTCGGGGTCGGTGCAATTCCGAGCCGGCGGTAAAGCCCGCGAGCCTCTTTGGAGGCAGATTTGGTGAGATTCCAAAGCCGACAGTACAGCCTGGATGGGAGAAGGTATGCCTTGAATTTCAGCGATGTCCATCATCGACCCGAAGCGTATTGGCCGGGTCGATTTTTTATTTGATAAAGACTTAGCACCGGGGGCAAGTTTAGGATGGATCGGATGGGAGGAAGCTTGAAATATGAATGACGAGTCGGGTTCGGAACGGGAGATCTCGGAAAGCCGGATCGCGGCTGCGGATCGCCGCTATATGAAACGGGCTTTGGAACTGAGCAAGCGCGGCCAGGGGCGGACCTGCCCCAATCCGTTGGTGGGCGCGGTCATTGTCAAGGAGGGACGGGTCATCGGCGAAGGCTGGCATCGGGGGTCGGGCCTGCCGCACGCCGAGATCGAAGCCTTGCGCTCCTGCACCGAAGACCCGCGCGGCGCGACGATCTATGTCACGCTGGAGCCCTGCAATCATTTCGGGCGGACGCCGCCCTGCTCGGAGGCTTTGATCGCGGCGGGCATCGCCGAAGTCCAGTACGCCATCGCCGATCCCAATCCGGTGGCCGGGGGCGGCGCCGCCCGCTTGGCCGGGGCCGGGGTGAAGGTGGCCGGCGGCGTTGGCCGCAGGGAAGCCTTGGAGCTGAACCGGCGTTTTTTCCACTTCTGTCTGACCGGCCGGCCCTGGGTGATTCTGAAGGCCGCCATGAGTCTCGACGGCAAGATCACCGGCGCCACCGGCCAATCGCAGTGGATCACCGGCCCGGCGGCCCGCCGGGTGGTGCACCGGCTCCGCTCGGAAGTTGCGGCGGTGCTGGTCGGGGTGGAAACGGTGCGGGCCGACGATCCGCAACTGACCAACCGGACGGCCCGGCCGGCAGTCCGCCAGCCGTTGCGGGTGGTCTTCGACAGCAACCTGCGTCTGCCGGATCAGAGTAAACTGGTGCGGGAGAGTCCGGAGCAACTGATCGTTTTTTGCACCCGCAAGGCCGGGGCGGAGCGGATCCAACAGCTGTCCCGGTCCGGCGTCCGGGTGATCCGGCAGGAAGGGGACGGCGCGGTGGACCCGGCGGGCGCGCTGGAAAGCCTCGGCGGGATGGGGGTGCAGTCCGTCCTGGCGGAAGGCGGAGCCGGTGTCTTCACTTCGCTGGTCCGGGCGGATCTGGTCAATGAATATTACCTGTTTTACGCGCCGTTCTTCATCGGCGGCCCGACCGCCAAAGGAGTGGTCGGCGGCCCGGGCGTGGCGGTGCTGGCGGAAGCGCCGCGGTTGACCGTCGCCGGGGTGCGGCGGGTTGGGAATGATGTGTTGGTCCATGCGTACCGGGAGGAGTTGGCGACATGTTTACCGGTTTGATTCAAGCGGTCGGAACCGTGCTGGAACGGCAGGTCACGGCGCGGGCGGCGCGGTTGAAGATCCGGACCGATTTGGCGGAGGGCCTGCGCTTGGGCGACAGCGTGGCGGTGAACGGCGTCTGTCTGACCGCCGCGCGGTTGGGCGGCGGCTGGTTCAGCGCCGACGTGATGCCGGAGACCTGGCGGAGCAGCAATTTGTCGTTTTTGAAACCGGGCGCGGCGGTGAACCTGGAGCCGGCCCTGGCCCTCGGCGACCGGCTCGGCGGCCATCTGGTCAGCGGCCATGTCGAGGGGATCGGCCGGATCCTTCGGATCGAACGGCAAAATAACGCGGTCCTGATCCGGATCGGCTTTCCGAAGCAATTGGCCCCCTGGATCGTCCATAAAGGGTCCATCGTGGTGAACGGCATCAGCCTGACCGTTCAGGCGCTGGCCGGGACCGAATTCATGGTCTCCCTGATCCCCCATACCTACCGCGAGACCAACTTTCCCGGGCTTAAAGCGGGCGACCCGGTCAATCTGGAGACCGACCTGCTGGCCAAGTACGGGCGGCAGGGGGATGCGGCCGTTGCGGAGGAGCCGGGCCGGGGCAAGGGAATCAGCGTCGAGTTCCTGGCGGAACACGGATTTTGATAAATAGCATTCATAACGTGACTTTTCTGTGGAAGTAAGGAGGAATCATCATGAATACGATTCAGGAAGCCATTGAAGAGATCCGGCTGGGCCGGATGGTGATCGTGGTCGACGACGAGGACCGCGAGAATGAAGGCGATCTGCTGATGGCGGCGGCGAAGGTCACGCCGGAGGCGGTCAACTTTATGGTCAAGTACGGCCGGGGGGTGTTGTGCGCGCCGCTCACCGCGGCCGCGGCCCAGCGGTTGAATATTCCGCCGATGGTCAGCCGCAACGCCGAGTCGATGGGGACGGCCTTCGGAATCTCGGTCGATCACCGGGACAGCACGACCGGCATCTCCGCCGGGGAACGGGCGCTGACCATTCAGGCGCTGGCCGATCCGGAGTCCGGGCCGGACGATCTGGTGCGGCCGGGGCATATCTTTCCAGTGATCGCCAAGGACGGCGGAGTGCTGGTCCGGGCCGGGCATACCGAGGCCGCGGTGGACCTGGCGCGGCTGGCTGGCCTG containing:
- a CDS encoding riboflavin synthase, with translation MFTGLIQAVGTVLERQVTARAARLKIRTDLAEGLRLGDSVAVNGVCLTAARLGGGWFSADVMPETWRSSNLSFLKPGAAVNLEPALALGDRLGGHLVSGHVEGIGRILRIERQNNAVLIRIGFPKQLAPWIVHKGSIVVNGISLTVQALAGTEFMVSLIPHTYRETNFPGLKAGDPVNLETDLLAKYGRQGDAAVAEEPGRGKGISVEFLAEHGF
- the ribD gene encoding bifunctional diaminohydroxyphosphoribosylaminopyrimidine deaminase/5-amino-6-(5-phosphoribosylamino)uracil reductase RibD, giving the protein MNDESGSEREISESRIAAADRRYMKRALELSKRGQGRTCPNPLVGAVIVKEGRVIGEGWHRGSGLPHAEIEALRSCTEDPRGATIYVTLEPCNHFGRTPPCSEALIAAGIAEVQYAIADPNPVAGGGAARLAGAGVKVAGGVGRREALELNRRFFHFCLTGRPWVILKAAMSLDGKITGATGQSQWITGPAARRVVHRLRSEVAAVLVGVETVRADDPQLTNRTARPAVRQPLRVVFDSNLRLPDQSKLVRESPEQLIVFCTRKAGAERIQQLSRSGVRVIRQEGDGAVDPAGALESLGGMGVQSVLAEGGAGVFTSLVRADLVNEYYLFYAPFFIGGPTAKGVVGGPGVAVLAEAPRLTVAGVRRVGNDVLVHAYREELATCLPV
- a CDS encoding DUF4962 domain-containing protein, whose product is MKRLLSLLLLLLICWPGTAIQAEFGSNDAALVAERVQFLTPRIPGDHPRLMLTRSELPEFRRFVMAMRQRREYPAVFKNVLIPPSGLPLPDEPPAPHGKGFDGREIWRKGYQTAFYAGSQAQQYAFSYLLSGDPVYGREAARWLLHLAGWDVNGGINIRENDEAFIQSLRPMLYAYDWAHDALTPPERRAILQALDVRLKILFPHITRKFSLDRPTPPDNSLSHPLRFISTLGIAGLVLYQDLPEAPTYLAWAYEYYLRRFPVWGGADGGWSEGLNYWATATNQHFQFLDAMQALNLTEILQKPFFRNTGYFALYNLEPFPASSFGDLCNVMAPNPNIALIFEKLALFYQDPYFLQYFRTIFERYPSGRDYYQFSYFDTLFQLYRKDQSQLAPRSLAELPRSRFFRDIGWVAMHSALGGRDDIMLGFKSSPYGSASHSFSDQNSLVLNAFGEPLAISSGYREWYDSPHHLGWTRTTRSKNAVLFGGEGQPVKDASATGTIRRFYTGPGFDFASGDATPAYRKAGARQALRHVLFVDRRYFIVFDELQSGAPVSYQWLLHAKEPFAIVPAQGTATMERHQAGLRVMFLEPEPGQLDFSQTDRFSVPVDPHFAAKLPPEWHLTVAAERPQTARDFLTLLQPYRLPRETAPAVRVEQRDSGYRLMVADHSRQDQIMLTKEGRAEFKTERGRLHGKAGVITTAAGKPVKFLLIDGRLLQGAGLELEASRALSLEGAFSAAGLRLSASVPGVTELRIRLPFVPQAISGIPGADWRFDRETQCLFLKLTRDGTIQIQ